Part of the Microbacterium sp. Clip185 genome is shown below.
CAGCCAGCGCGCTGGTTCTCGCTGGAGCGATCGTGTGGAGCGCGCCGGCCCAGGCCGTGACGCCTGCCGCCGCGCTCGCCTACGACTTCGATTCGCTCTCGGGCGGAGGGATCGCCCCGGGCACACTCGTACCCGACATCGCGGGCACCCATCCCGCAACGGTACGTGGCACCGGCGCCGAGCTCACAACAGGCCCGCGCGGCGGCGCTGATCGAGCTCTCATGCTTCCGGGCGGCGCAGCGGGATCAGCGGCAGCGTACGTCGAGATGACCCCCGGATTGACAGACGCGACAACGGGCGATCTGACCATTTCGGCATGGCTGAAGTGGTCGGGGGCACAGGAATGCGCCTGGGCATACACGCTGGGCAGCTCGGCCGATCGCTACCTCTTCGCCACACCCCGCTGCGGCGGCAACCTCATCGGCGCCGTCAAGCAGCAGGGCGAGCAGCGCGCGACGAACAACGGACCGGCATCCTCCACCCGCTGGACGCACGTCGCCGTCTCGCTGGAGTCAGGACGACGCATCACGACGTTCGTCGACGGCCAGGCGGTCGCCTCCACCGCAACCACCGCAACGGGCGCCGCGACAGCCGGCACCGACGCGTTCTCCGGACTCCTGGGGAAGTCGTTCTACGGTGGCGATCCGTTCTTCGCCGGCGCCATCGACGACGTCCGCGTCGATCTCAGCGCGCTCAGCGCAGAGCAGGTGCGTGAGATCGCTGCGCCCGCAGCGAGCGCCATCGCCGCCGCCGACGCAGCCGCTGTCGACCTCGGCGACACATCGTCCGTCGTCGGTGATCTCGCACTGCCCCGGCTGGCAGCGGGCGGCTCGAGCGTGACCTGGAGCTCCAGCGACCCGTCCGTGGTCGGCGAGGACGGCCACGTTGTCCGCCCCGGCCCCGGCGCTCCCGACGCAACCGTCACGCTGACTCCCACCGCATCCTTTACCGGACAGTCCTCCGAGGGAGAGCCGATCGAGATCACCGTCAAGGCCGAGTCGGCGCAAGAGCGCGTGCAGCGCCTGTCGTCCAGTCTTGTGGTTCCCCCCGTCGTCGCCAGCGGCACGGCACTGCCGCTCGTCGACGGTGTCGTCTGGTCCGGAGACGCGGTGCGCAACGGAGAGGTCCTCGAGAACACCACCGCCCTGCCCTGGAACGGCGAGATCACGGCGTCGGCCACCATCGGCGCTTTGTCCTTCCAGAAGACGTTCTCCGTGACGGTGCTCGGCACCGACGCACAGCTCCTCGTCGGCTACACGCGCACTCCCACCTCCGATCGCGAGGCGAACCAGGACACGGTGGCCCGCAGCATCCACTTCGCGCTGGGCACGTCGGTCGAGGACGCACAGCCCCTGCAGGGCAACTACGGAATCATCTTCGCCGCCGGCGACTACGTGGGCGTGGACAGTGTCGACCAACGCGGTGTCGCCGATCCCTCCCCCTTCTACTTCTCAGACGGGCGTCTCGGGTTCATCTCCAGCCGAGTGTTCATGTCCGGGGCGGCGGACCCCGTGACGCTCACGAGCGCCACGGTGTTCCGTGCTACCGACGATCGGGGCTCTCAGTTCGAAGAACTCGGCACCATCGATCTCGGCGCCACGACCGGCGTCCGGGCTCCCCGTGCGGTCTGGGACAGCGGCCAGCAGCGCTATGTGGTCTCCTGGAGCGACGACAACGGCACCGCCTACCACACGACGGTTGCCGACCTGACGAGGACCGAATCAGAAGCCGCGCCGTTCGCGCCCGAGAACAACGGACAACGCTCCCGCATCGTCGCCGCGGGCAACCGAGGGGACGTCCTGACGGGATCCCTGCTCGGTGTCGCCGCCGTCTCCGTCGCCGGTTTCGCCGATCGGGTCGCCGATGCGGTGCCCGGAGGCACCCTGCCGGTGAGCGCTTCTCTCGGCAGTGCGCTCGCTGAACGGTACAACCGCGTCTCGAACATCGCCGCCCAGGTGACCGATCCCACGGTCACTGCGGGCGACACCGAAGCCGTCGGCACGACTCGAGCGCGCTTGACCTATTCCGACGGTTCCACTGCTGAGCGAGCCGTGGACTGGGATCCTGCCGACCTCGCACGCGTCGCCGAGGCGACGGAGGGAACCTTCACGGTGTCGGGCACCGTACGCCAGAAGGACTACACCGTGCCCTTCGCCGCGAACCGAGCCGACCCGACGATCTATCGATACACCCGCGATGGGCGAACGACGTACCTGTTCATCGCGACAGACGACACGAACAACAACAACATCGCCTCGGCGCACCTCCCGATCCGCGTGGCTGACTCCTTCGAGGGGCTGTCGGATGCGGCAGGCGGTGCGGAGCGAGAAGTGGACCTGCTCAACCGATGGACGCGTCGCGACACAACCACCGACGGTCGAACCATCGCCGGTTGCTACTGGGCGCCCGAGATCCACGAGATCGGCGGGAAGCTGTCCATCCTGTTCTCTCCCTGCTTCAACGCCGGGAATCCGACGTCCAACGAGGGCGGCGACTGGACCACGGTTCAGTCGCACATCATGCAGCTGCGAGAGGGCGGCGACCCGGCGAACCCCGATGACTGGTCGAAGCCCGCCGCGGTGCTCAGCCCGCAAGGTGCGCCGCTAGGACGACCGGGATACGACCGCAACATCAGCCTCGACATGACCTACTTCGAGGCGAACGGGCAGGCCTACTACGCGTGGTCGCAGCGCTACATCGGCGCCACCGTCGGGGACCCGCTGACGTGGATCGCGAAAGTGGACCCCGCGCAGCCGACGCGGATCGCCTCAGAGGCGAAGCCCGTCATCTCGCCGTCGCTGTCCTGGGAGCTCAGATTGGCCGAGGGCGCGTTCGCCATGGAGCGCGACGGCAAGATCTACCTGATCTACTCGAGCGACGGTGTGAGTCCTCGCTACGTGGTCGGAGGTGTCTGGGCCGACATCGACAGCGATCTCATGGACATCGACAACTGGCACAAGTACAACACGCCTCTCATGAAGAGCGTGCCTATGCCGGATGGCGTCGTCGACTACCTCACCTACCCGCAAGGGCCAGGCCACGGTGCGGTGACGACGGACGACGACGGGAACGAGCTGTACGTCTACCACACGTGGGGTGACGGCGTCGGCGGCAATGGCCGCGACACACGCATCGGACGCGTCCATTGGGCCGCCGATGGTCGCCCGATCCTGGACATGACGAAGGATGAGCAAGTCGCGCCGTCGCTTCGCACCGTCACGATGACCGTCACCGTGAGGCCGACCGGTGGTGTCGGCCCCAGCCCGGAGCCGACCACCAGCCCCACTCCCACTCCGGGCGCAACCGGTGCAAGCGGCGCAATCGTCACCTCCAGCGCCACCCGTGTCCGGCAGGGCGACACCTTCGACGTGTCGGTGTCTGGTTTGCAGCCCGGCGAGCAGGTCCGAGCGGAACTGCACAGCGAGCCTCTGACGATCCGCGGCATCCGGCCGGCCGACGCCCAGGGCGCCGTCACGTTCCGGGTCGACGTGCCGCGGGACTTCGATACCGGGGCGCACACGCTCGTCGTCACGCGTGCCGACGGGACGACTCTCGCGCCGCTCGCCGTCGAGGTGGTCGCGCACGACGCCCTCGCGCTCACCGGCGCCGACTGGCCCGCGGCGGTGCTCGTGTTCGGGTTGGGCGCGCTCGCCATAGGAATCACCGTGTCGTATACGCACCGACGCAGGGCCTGAGAGTCCCTCAGCCGCCACGAGACTGCACCTCCGACACGAAGTCACGGGTAATTTCGGTGATCTCGTGGAGGAAGTGCAGTCTCGCGGCTGGAGGCCCGAGAAGGGGCGCGGGGACAAGGCGGCGCGGACGGCGGATGCGGCGCGTCCCGATAGGATGGGACGAGCCGCACCGCCGCGCTCAGATCCTTCCGCCGGCCCGCCGGCAGAACCCGACACCCGCTGGAGAGCCGTCATGACTCAGCCGCCGAAGCTCGTTGCGTTCGATCTGGACGACACGCTCGCCCCGTCCAAGAGCGCGGTCGACCCTCGGATCGCGGACCTGCTGCTCGAGCTCGCCTCGCGCGTGGAGGTCGCGATCATCTCCGGCGGCCAGCTCGCCCAGTTCCGTGCCCAGGTCGTCGAGCAGCTTCCCGACACCACCGACGACATCCTCGACCACGTGCACCTGCTGCCCACCTGCGGCACCCAGTACTACCGCCTCACCCCCGAAGGCATCACCACCGTCTACGCCCACAGCCTCACCGACGACGAGAAGACCCGCGCCCTCGCCGCCGTCGAAGAAGAAGCCAAACGCCTCGACCTCTGGGCCGAGCAGACCTGGGGTCCGATCCTCGAAGACCGCGGCTCGCAGATCACCTTCTCCGCCCTCGGCCAGTCCGCACCGCTGGACGCCAAGACCGCGTGGGACCCCACCGGCGAGAAGAAGAACACCCTCCGCGAAGCCGTCGCCGCCCGCATCCCCGACCTCGAAGTCCGCTCCGGCGGATCCACCAGCGTCGACATCACCCACCGCGGCATCGACAAGGCCTACGGCATGCAACGCCTCGCCGAACACACCGGCATCAGCCTCGACGACATGCTCTTCATCGGCGACCGCCTCGACCCCGACGGCAACGACTACCCCGTGCTCGCCCTCGGCGTCACCTGCCACGCCGTCGACGGGTGGCACGACACCGCCGACTACCTCGACGCCCTCATCCCCACCCTCCCCACCCGCTGAGCCTTCCCCGCGCCGCCGCGCGGGGACTACGGTGGCGTCATGGGCGCTCTGGGGATGGTCATCGTGCTCGCCGGCGCGGTCTGCGCACTGTGCTGGGTCCTGTCGCTGATCACGAAAGACACCTCGTGGGTCGACCGGATCTGGTCGGTCGTGCCGGTCGCCTACGTCTGGATCTTCGCGGGGACGGCGATCGCGAACGGCCTCGACGCGGCACGCCTCATCCTGATGGCGGTGCTCGTGACGCTCTGGGGCGCCAGACTCACCTTCAACTTCGCCCGCAAGGGCGGCTACAGCGGCATGGAGGACTATCGCTGGGCGATCCTGCGAGCCCGGATGCGGCCGTGGCAGTTCCAGGTCTTCAACCTGTTGTTCATCGTGCTGTATCAGAACGCACTGCTCGTGCTGATCACCCTGCCCGCAGCAACAGCGATGCTGAACGCGACCCCGTTGAACGGGTGGGATGCGGTGTGGGCGCTGCTCTTCCTCGCGTTCCTCGCCGGTGAGTGGCTCGCCGACCAGCAGCAGTGGAACTTCCACCGGGCCAAGGCCGCGGCCGGCGGCGAACTCGCGCCCGGCTTCGTGACGACAGGGCTGTTCCGTTACAGCCGCCACCCCAACTTCTTCTTCGAGCAGGCCCAGTGGTGGGTGCTCTATCTGATCGGCGCCAACGCTGCTCTCAGCGCCGGCGCCGGCATCCTGGGCGGAGCGATCAACGTGACCATCGCGGGGCCCCTCCTGCTGACGCTGCTCTTCATCGGCTCGACCGTGTTCACCGAGTCGATCACCGCCGGCAAGTACCCCGCCTACGCGGAGTACCGTCGCAGGACCTCGATGCTGGTGCCATGGCCGCCCCGCACCCCTCAGACCGCCGGGGTGGTCAGCTGAGGCGGCCGCCGGACGCGGTCAGGTAGCACTGGGCACACATCGACTCGTAGGTCACCTTCTCGTGACTGAGCTCGTCGATGGCGACCTGGTCCCCCTCGAAGACGAAACGGCCGCCGACCAGCCGGGCGTTGAAGAGTGCCTTGCGCCCGCAGCGGCAGATCGTCTTGAGCTCTTCCAGGCTGTGAGCCAGTTCCATGAGGCGGCGTGATCCGGGGAACGCGTGCGTCTGGAAGTCGGTGCGAATGCCGTAGGCGAGAGAGGGAACACCGTCCAGGACCACGATGCGCAGCAGATCGTCGACCTGTGCGCGCGTGAGGAACTGCGCCTCATCGATGAGCAGACAGGCCACATCCGCGCCGTGCTCCGCGAGCACCCGCGCCCGATGCGCCGCGAACAGCTCGCGCAGATCGTCGTCGGGGCGGATCAGGAAGTCGACTCCGCGAGACATCCCCAATCGGCTCGAGATTCGATCGGCGCCCTTCGTGTCGATCTCGGGCTTGGCCAGCAGAACATGCTGTCCGCGTTCCTCGTAGTTGTACGCGGCCTGCAGCAGCGCCGTCGACTTGCCGGAGTTCATCGCTCCGTAGCGGAAGTAGAGCTTGGCCACCTAGAGAGTCTAGGCGGCTCGCCGCATCCGCCTGAGAGCAGCTCCGCTCAGACCGCCAGGTGCAGTTCCTCGGCCGTCGCGGCGAGGGACGCCTCGGCCGCGGCAGGATCGGAGTTCAGCGTCGTGCCGTAGCTGGGGATGAGCTCCCGCAGCTGCGGCTCCCACTCGTCGATGCGGTCGGGGAAGCAGGACTTCAGCAGCCCCAGCATGATCGACACCGCCGTCGAGGCGCCCGGGGAGGCACCCAGCAGACCCGCGATCGAGCCGTCGGCGGAGGCGACGACCTCCGTGCCGAACTGCAGCTTTCCGCCCTTCATGACCTGAGCGCGCTGTCCGGCGTTCAGCAGCTCCCAGTCCGCGCCGTCGGCCGACGGCATGAACTCGCGGAGGCTGTCGACCTTCTTCTTGTGCGTCTTCAGAAGCTCGCTGACGAGGTACTTCACAAGGTTGAGGTTGGTGGCACCGGCGGTGAGCATGCTGCCCAGGTTCGACAGACGCACCTGGGTGACGATGTCCCAGGGCGAGCCGTTCTTGAGGAACTTCGGGCTGAAGGTCGCGAACGGACCGAACAGCAACGAGGTCTCGCCGTCGACGACGCGGGTGTCGAGATGCGGCACCGACATGGGCGGCGCGCCGACGGATGCCTGCGAGTAGACCTTCGCCTTGTGCTGCGCCACCAGGGCGGGGTTGCTGGTCTTCAGCCACTGGCCGCCGATGGGGAAGACGCCGTAGCCTTTCGCCTCGGGGATGCGCGAGCGCTGCAGCAGCTTGATCGCCCAACCGCCCGCGCCGATGAACACGAAACGTGCGTTGATGCGGCCCGGCGTCCGGCCCACCGTATGACGGTAGCCGACCTGCCACGAGCCGTCTTTCTGCCGCTTGAGCGAGCGCACCTCACGACCCGTGAGGACCTCGGCGCCGCCCCGCTGCATCGAATCCAGTAGCTGACGCGTGAGCGAACCGAAGTCGACATCGGTGCCGCTGGGCACCCGGGTCGCGGCGAACGGCTCACCCTTGCGACGCTGCTGCATGAGCAGGGGCGCCCACTCGTTGATGACCCGGGAGTCGTCGCTGTACTCGATGCCCTCGAACAGCGGCTGCTGCTTCAGCGATTCGTAGCGGCGCTTGAGGTAGGCCACGTCCTTCTCGCCGCGCACGAACGTCATGTGGGGGGTGCTGTTGATGAAGGTCTCGGGGGCGGCGAGCACGCCGCGCTCGACGAGCGTCGACCAGAACTGCCGACTCTGCTGGAACTGTTCGTTGATCGCCACGGCCTTGGCAGGGTCGACCGAACCGTCGGGGGCAGCGGGCATGTAGTTGAGCTCGCACAGGGCGGCGTGACCCGTGCCGGCGTTGTTCCACGCGTTGGAGCTCTCCTGGGCGACCTCGCCCAGACGCTCGAACACCGCGATCTTCCAGTCCGGCTGGAGCTGCTGCAAAAAAGTCCCGAGCGTGGCGCTCATGATGCCGCCACCGATCAGGAGGACGTCGACGTTTCCTGTCACCCGACAAGTCTAAAGCGGCGCGCGCGGCCCCTCCGCCAGTGGGACGGGCCGCGCGCGGGAACTTTCGCGGTTCTTACCGCAGACGTTACTCAGGCGGTGACACCCAGTCGAGCGGCGACGATCTCGGCGATCTGCACGGCGTTGAGCGCTGCGCCCTTGCGGAGGTTGTCGTTGCTGATGAACAGCACGAGCCCCTTGCCTTCGGGAGCCGACTGGTCGCGCCGGATCCGACCCACATAGCTGGGGTCACTGCCCGCGGCCTGCAGCGGCGTGGGAACCTCCTCGAGAGCGACGCCAGGCGCCGAAGCCAGCAGCTCACGAGCACGCTCGGGCGTGATGTCGCGCGCGAACTCGACGTTGATCGACAGCGAGTGCCCCGTGAAGACGGGCACACGCACGCAGGTGCCCGCCACGCGCAGGTCGGGCAGCTCGAGGATCTTGCGGCTCTCGTTGCGGAGCTTCTTCTCTTCGTCGGTCTCGTTCTCGCCGTCGTCGACGAGGTTGCCGGCGAACGGGATCACGTCGAACGCGATGGGCGCGATGTACTTCTCCGGCTGCGGGAAATCGACCGCCGATCCGTCGTGCACGAGGCGCAGCGTGTCGCCCTGGGCGAGGACGCCCTCGACCTGTCCGAGCAGCTCCTGGGCACCGGCGATGCCCGACCCGGACACGGCCTGGTAGGTGCT
Proteins encoded:
- a CDS encoding family 43 glycosylhydrolase, whose translation is MPIRRYTSFLAASALVLAGAIVWSAPAQAVTPAAALAYDFDSLSGGGIAPGTLVPDIAGTHPATVRGTGAELTTGPRGGADRALMLPGGAAGSAAAYVEMTPGLTDATTGDLTISAWLKWSGAQECAWAYTLGSSADRYLFATPRCGGNLIGAVKQQGEQRATNNGPASSTRWTHVAVSLESGRRITTFVDGQAVASTATTATGAATAGTDAFSGLLGKSFYGGDPFFAGAIDDVRVDLSALSAEQVREIAAPAASAIAAADAAAVDLGDTSSVVGDLALPRLAAGGSSVTWSSSDPSVVGEDGHVVRPGPGAPDATVTLTPTASFTGQSSEGEPIEITVKAESAQERVQRLSSSLVVPPVVASGTALPLVDGVVWSGDAVRNGEVLENTTALPWNGEITASATIGALSFQKTFSVTVLGTDAQLLVGYTRTPTSDREANQDTVARSIHFALGTSVEDAQPLQGNYGIIFAAGDYVGVDSVDQRGVADPSPFYFSDGRLGFISSRVFMSGAADPVTLTSATVFRATDDRGSQFEELGTIDLGATTGVRAPRAVWDSGQQRYVVSWSDDNGTAYHTTVADLTRTESEAAPFAPENNGQRSRIVAAGNRGDVLTGSLLGVAAVSVAGFADRVADAVPGGTLPVSASLGSALAERYNRVSNIAAQVTDPTVTAGDTEAVGTTRARLTYSDGSTAERAVDWDPADLARVAEATEGTFTVSGTVRQKDYTVPFAANRADPTIYRYTRDGRTTYLFIATDDTNNNNIASAHLPIRVADSFEGLSDAAGGAEREVDLLNRWTRRDTTTDGRTIAGCYWAPEIHEIGGKLSILFSPCFNAGNPTSNEGGDWTTVQSHIMQLREGGDPANPDDWSKPAAVLSPQGAPLGRPGYDRNISLDMTYFEANGQAYYAWSQRYIGATVGDPLTWIAKVDPAQPTRIASEAKPVISPSLSWELRLAEGAFAMERDGKIYLIYSSDGVSPRYVVGGVWADIDSDLMDIDNWHKYNTPLMKSVPMPDGVVDYLTYPQGPGHGAVTTDDDGNELYVYHTWGDGVGGNGRDTRIGRVHWAADGRPILDMTKDEQVAPSLRTVTMTVTVRPTGGVGPSPEPTTSPTPTPGATGASGAIVTSSATRVRQGDTFDVSVSGLQPGEQVRAELHSEPLTIRGIRPADAQGAVTFRVDVPRDFDTGAHTLVVTRADGTTLAPLAVEVVAHDALALTGADWPAAVLVFGLGALAIGITVSYTHRRRA
- a CDS encoding HAD-IIB family hydrolase, with the translated sequence MTQPPKLVAFDLDDTLAPSKSAVDPRIADLLLELASRVEVAIISGGQLAQFRAQVVEQLPDTTDDILDHVHLLPTCGTQYYRLTPEGITTVYAHSLTDDEKTRALAAVEEEAKRLDLWAEQTWGPILEDRGSQITFSALGQSAPLDAKTAWDPTGEKKNTLREAVAARIPDLEVRSGGSTSVDITHRGIDKAYGMQRLAEHTGISLDDMLFIGDRLDPDGNDYPVLALGVTCHAVDGWHDTADYLDALIPTLPTR
- a CDS encoding DUF1295 domain-containing protein is translated as MGALGMVIVLAGAVCALCWVLSLITKDTSWVDRIWSVVPVAYVWIFAGTAIANGLDAARLILMAVLVTLWGARLTFNFARKGGYSGMEDYRWAILRARMRPWQFQVFNLLFIVLYQNALLVLITLPAATAMLNATPLNGWDAVWALLFLAFLAGEWLADQQQWNFHRAKAAAGGELAPGFVTTGLFRYSRHPNFFFEQAQWWVLYLIGANAALSAGAGILGGAINVTIAGPLLLTLLFIGSTVFTESITAGKYPAYAEYRRRTSMLVPWPPRTPQTAGVVS
- a CDS encoding thymidine kinase, with translation MAKLYFRYGAMNSGKSTALLQAAYNYEERGQHVLLAKPEIDTKGADRISSRLGMSRGVDFLIRPDDDLRELFAAHRARVLAEHGADVACLLIDEAQFLTRAQVDDLLRIVVLDGVPSLAYGIRTDFQTHAFPGSRRLMELAHSLEELKTICRCGRKALFNARLVGGRFVFEGDQVAIDELSHEKVTYESMCAQCYLTASGGRLS
- the mqo gene encoding malate dehydrogenase (quinone) encodes the protein MTGNVDVLLIGGGIMSATLGTFLQQLQPDWKIAVFERLGEVAQESSNAWNNAGTGHAALCELNYMPAAPDGSVDPAKAVAINEQFQQSRQFWSTLVERGVLAAPETFINSTPHMTFVRGEKDVAYLKRRYESLKQQPLFEGIEYSDDSRVINEWAPLLMQQRRKGEPFAATRVPSGTDVDFGSLTRQLLDSMQRGGAEVLTGREVRSLKRQKDGSWQVGYRHTVGRTPGRINARFVFIGAGGWAIKLLQRSRIPEAKGYGVFPIGGQWLKTSNPALVAQHKAKVYSQASVGAPPMSVPHLDTRVVDGETSLLFGPFATFSPKFLKNGSPWDIVTQVRLSNLGSMLTAGATNLNLVKYLVSELLKTHKKKVDSLREFMPSADGADWELLNAGQRAQVMKGGKLQFGTEVVASADGSIAGLLGASPGASTAVSIMLGLLKSCFPDRIDEWEPQLRELIPSYGTTLNSDPAAAEASLAATAEELHLAV
- a CDS encoding aspartate-semialdehyde dehydrogenase, with translation MTRISESGLSVAVVGATGQVGTVMREILAERAFPIGELRLFSTARSAGTAVEFGGQTVIVEDVATADPAGIDIALFSAGATGSRAHAPRFAEAGAVVIDNSSAWRNDPEVPLVVSEVNPHAIDERPKGIIANPNCTTMAAMPVLKVLDAEAGLERLIVSTYQAVSGSGIAGAQELLGQVEGVLAQGDTLRLVHDGSAVDFPQPEKYIAPIAFDVIPFAGNLVDDGENETDEEKKLRNESRKILELPDLRVAGTCVRVPVFTGHSLSINVEFARDITPERARELLASAPGVALEEVPTPLQAAGSDPSYVGRIRRDQSAPEGKGLVLFISNDNLRKGAALNAVQIAEIVAARLGVTA